The Xanthobacter flavus genome includes a window with the following:
- a CDS encoding ABC transporter permease, producing the protein MSAATFKSPAARPGTAPWLTALLRAVRGLAILLAVLAAVEALVILLNVKPWYVPRPTLVLNAILATPAPYVQGFLRTLTETLMGFASGAIVGVGIAIVFFRARVLRELIFPVFVVSQTIPVIAFGALVVLWFGNTLIAKAAISFYLTFFPVTVNALLGLESVDPRQEALMRSFGASRFQILTRLQLPAALPQIFVALRLASALSLVGAIVGEWFGDTVGLGVLLLQGMYNENVVAIWAAIAMCALLGTGFYAVVAAAERALVFWGAEQ; encoded by the coding sequence GTGAGCGCGGCAACCTTCAAGTCCCCGGCCGCGCGGCCGGGGACCGCCCCCTGGCTCACGGCGCTGCTGCGCGCCGTGCGCGGGCTCGCCATCCTCCTCGCCGTGCTGGCCGCGGTGGAAGCGCTCGTCATCCTTCTCAACGTGAAGCCCTGGTACGTGCCGCGGCCGACGCTGGTGCTGAACGCCATCCTCGCCACGCCGGCCCCCTATGTGCAGGGCTTCCTGCGCACCCTCACCGAAACGCTGATGGGCTTCGCCTCGGGCGCCATCGTCGGCGTCGGCATCGCCATCGTCTTCTTCCGCGCGCGGGTGCTGCGCGAACTGATCTTCCCGGTGTTCGTGGTCTCGCAGACGATTCCCGTCATCGCCTTCGGCGCGCTGGTGGTGCTGTGGTTCGGCAACACGCTCATCGCCAAGGCCGCCATCTCCTTCTACCTCACCTTCTTCCCGGTGACGGTGAACGCCCTGCTGGGCCTTGAAAGCGTCGATCCGCGCCAGGAGGCGCTGATGCGCTCCTTCGGCGCCAGCCGCTTCCAGATCCTCACCCGGCTCCAGCTTCCGGCGGCGCTGCCGCAGATCTTCGTGGCGCTGCGCCTCGCCTCCGCCCTCTCGCTGGTGGGGGCCATCGTCGGCGAATGGTTCGGCGACACGGTGGGCCTCGGCGTGCTGCTGCTGCAGGGCATGTACAACGAGAACGTGGTCGCCATCTGGGCCGCCATCGCCATGTGCGCGCTGCTCGGCACGGGCTTCTATGCCGTGGTCGCGGCGGCCGAGCGCGCCCTTGTGTTCTGGGGAGCCGAGCAATGA
- a CDS encoding copper chaperone PCu(A)C — protein sequence MIHRLFRRSAPGHRPFARLHGEEILAATLFALCLLVLSAQHILAHEYKVGDLLIDHPWARATTHGADRGAGFMAIHNGGTTADRLLSATASFAKRVEVQQMGMKDGLMRLVPVREGLEIAPGATLLLEPSASRIVFFDLKEPLKEGEMLDATLTFEKAGKVPVQFQIEAIGATALDKLHHPFGQ from the coding sequence ATGATCCATCGTCTCTTCCGGCGCAGCGCGCCAGGCCATCGCCCGTTCGCCCGTCTCCATGGCGAGGAGATCCTCGCGGCGACGCTGTTCGCCCTTTGCCTGCTTGTGCTTTCCGCCCAGCACATCCTTGCGCACGAATACAAGGTCGGAGACCTGCTCATCGACCATCCGTGGGCGCGGGCCACGACCCATGGCGCGGATCGCGGCGCCGGCTTCATGGCCATCCACAATGGCGGGACGACCGCCGACCGCCTCCTCTCCGCGACGGCATCTTTCGCCAAGCGCGTGGAGGTTCAGCAGATGGGCATGAAGGACGGGCTCATGCGCCTCGTCCCGGTGCGCGAGGGGCTGGAAATCGCCCCCGGCGCCACGCTCCTTTTGGAGCCGAGCGCCAGCCGCATCGTCTTCTTCGATCTGAAGGAGCCGCTGAAGGAGGGGGAGATGCTGGACGCGACCCTCACCTTCGAGAAGGCGGGCAAGGTCCCCGTCCAGTTCCAGATCGAGGCCATCGGCGCGACGGCGCTCGACAAGCTGCACCACCCCTTCGGGCAGTGA
- a CDS encoding VanZ family protein yields MPPERWFPSMLRPGGAGPKVLAIVFCLVITVLSLLPGQERPHTGFSGNIEHVVAYAGTVGVTAYAFLSPGIAVLTLGFSAASAVFEICQLFIPGRSSGLDNWIASTLGALVGATAARHLLRPLVARWIRRA; encoded by the coding sequence ATGCCCCCCGAAAGATGGTTCCCGAGCATGCTGCGGCCGGGCGGCGCCGGGCCGAAGGTCCTCGCCATCGTGTTCTGCCTCGTCATCACGGTGCTGTCGCTGCTGCCGGGTCAGGAGCGGCCGCACACGGGGTTCTCCGGCAATATCGAGCATGTCGTGGCCTATGCGGGCACGGTGGGCGTCACCGCATACGCCTTCCTGTCGCCGGGCATCGCGGTGCTGACGCTCGGCTTCTCCGCCGCGTCCGCGGTGTTCGAGATCTGCCAGCTGTTCATCCCGGGCCGCTCGTCCGGCCTCGACAACTGGATCGCCAGCACGCTGGGCGCGCTGGTGGGCGCCACTGCGGCGCGCCACCTGCTGCGCCCGCTGGTCGCGCGGTGGATCCGCCGCGCCTGA
- a CDS encoding LLM class flavin-dependent oxidoreductase, producing MTRKMHFGLFLLGTGSHIAGWRVPGAVNTFEDIEAVRRIAATAERGLFDLIFMGDNLNADPAAHPSYTARLEPLTLLSAIAGSTTHIGLGGTVSTTYSDPYTVARAFASLDHISGGRAVWNAVTTAAPAAAANFGTLHPDHSKRYEIAGEFLDVVKGLWDCWADDAIVANRETGLYIDPAKVKALDHEGEFFKVKGPLNISRAPQGHPIISQAGGSEPGQQLAARTADIVFAVVQDMAEAQAGYKSLKDRLPAFGRRPEDVTVLPGVMPVVGRTAQEAREKLAELMRFVDAKNALGMLSERFGTDMSAYDLDGPIPDLPEADTYKSFTGVMLAKAKREGGTLRDVYNMVAAARGHWVLVGSAEEVADTLQLWFESGAADGFNVMPPYFPGAFDDFVDLVIPILQQRGLFRTAYEGPTLRHLLGLERPANPNF from the coding sequence ATGACCCGCAAGATGCATTTCGGCCTGTTCCTGCTGGGAACGGGGAGCCACATTGCCGGCTGGCGCGTGCCGGGGGCGGTGAACACCTTCGAGGATATCGAGGCGGTACGACGCATCGCCGCCACCGCCGAGCGCGGGCTGTTCGACCTCATCTTCATGGGCGACAACCTCAACGCCGACCCCGCCGCGCACCCCTCCTACACCGCCCGCCTCGAACCGCTGACGCTGCTCTCCGCCATCGCGGGGTCGACGACGCACATCGGCCTCGGCGGCACGGTCTCCACCACCTATAGCGACCCCTACACGGTCGCCCGCGCCTTCGCCTCGCTGGATCACATCTCCGGCGGGCGCGCGGTGTGGAACGCGGTGACCACCGCCGCCCCGGCCGCCGCCGCGAACTTCGGCACGCTCCATCCCGACCATTCCAAGCGCTACGAGATCGCCGGCGAGTTCCTCGACGTGGTGAAGGGCCTGTGGGACTGCTGGGCGGACGACGCCATCGTCGCCAACCGCGAGACCGGCCTCTACATCGACCCCGCAAAGGTGAAGGCGCTCGACCATGAGGGCGAGTTCTTCAAGGTGAAGGGGCCGCTCAACATCTCCCGCGCGCCGCAGGGGCACCCCATCATCTCGCAGGCCGGCGGCTCCGAGCCCGGCCAGCAACTCGCCGCGCGCACGGCGGACATCGTGTTCGCCGTGGTGCAGGACATGGCGGAGGCTCAGGCCGGCTACAAGTCGCTGAAGGACCGCCTGCCCGCCTTCGGCCGCAGGCCGGAGGATGTGACCGTGCTGCCCGGCGTGATGCCGGTGGTGGGCCGCACGGCGCAGGAGGCGCGGGAGAAGCTCGCCGAGCTGATGCGCTTCGTGGACGCGAAGAACGCGCTGGGCATGCTCTCCGAGCGCTTCGGCACGGACATGAGCGCCTACGACCTTGACGGCCCCATCCCGGACCTGCCCGAGGCGGACACCTACAAGTCCTTCACCGGCGTCATGCTGGCCAAGGCGAAGCGCGAGGGCGGCACCCTGCGCGACGTCTACAACATGGTCGCCGCCGCGCGCGGCCACTGGGTGCTGGTGGGCTCGGCGGAAGAAGTCGCCGACACGCTCCAGCTCTGGTTCGAGAGCGGCGCGGCGGACGGCTTCAACGTGATGCCGCCCTATTTCCCCGGCGCGTTCGACGATTTCGTCGATCTGGTCATCCCGATCCTCCAGCAGCGCGGCCTGTTCCGCACCGCCTATGAGGGGCCGACGCTGCGGCACCTTCTGGGGCTGGAGCGGCCGGCCAACCCGAACTTCTGA
- a CDS encoding ABC transporter permease: MSATQSSRAIQRGALGMVLLVLAWEGIARGFNLPAYTLPSVSAILGSIYDHRSTLFLAGAYTFAEALSGYVIGAAIGIALAVVITLIPMTRNAIVPVATSINSVPVVAWSPLILLWFGIGMPSKIVMVALAVSFTVFLSALAGLDRVDRRSVDLMRSFGAGRLSILFRLRLPTALPLIAAGLRVSTVRAVIVAIVTEMLGAYDGLGWVIYQAVLQVDFVKVWSAIFIASAASLAFFGLVGVVERRLVFWK; encoded by the coding sequence ATGAGCGCGACCCAATCCTCCCGCGCCATCCAGCGCGGCGCCCTCGGCATGGTGCTGCTCGTCCTCGCCTGGGAAGGCATCGCCCGCGGCTTCAACCTGCCGGCCTATACGCTGCCCTCGGTCAGCGCCATCCTCGGCAGCATCTACGATCATAGGTCGACGCTGTTCCTCGCCGGCGCCTACACCTTCGCCGAAGCGCTGTCCGGCTACGTCATCGGCGCCGCCATCGGCATCGCTCTGGCGGTGGTCATCACCCTCATCCCGATGACGCGCAACGCTATCGTGCCCGTGGCCACCTCCATCAATTCGGTGCCGGTGGTGGCGTGGTCGCCGCTGATCCTTTTGTGGTTCGGCATCGGCATGCCGTCGAAGATCGTGATGGTGGCGCTCGCCGTCTCCTTCACCGTCTTCCTCTCGGCCCTCGCCGGCCTCGACCGGGTGGACCGCCGCTCCGTGGACCTGATGCGCTCGTTCGGCGCCGGGCGGCTTTCCATCCTGTTCCGCCTGCGCCTTCCCACCGCGCTGCCCTTGATCGCGGCGGGCCTGCGCGTCTCCACCGTGCGCGCGGTCATCGTCGCCATCGTCACCGAGATGCTGGGCGCCTACGACGGCCTCGGCTGGGTGATCTACCAGGCGGTGCTGCAGGTGGATTTCGTGAAGGTCTGGTCGGCCATCTTCATCGCCTCGGCCGCCAGCCTCGCCTTCTTCGGCCTTGTCGGCGTCGTCGAGCGGCGTCTGGTTTTCTGGAAGTAG